A DNA window from Elusimicrobiota bacterium contains the following coding sequences:
- the otsB gene encoding trehalose-phosphatase, which yields MSGRLLVALDFDGTLAALKRDPAAVRLSAARRTLIARLGRKAGARVLIVSGRPQAFLRRALAGSGAALSGEHGWVLEGIGPRWRHPRLGLRSRQARALAAAARAAVRDLPGVRVEAKTAAVAVHWRRAPRVLRDPAALRRLLAALLPSGWRLAGGKRIWEFRPADAWGKGEAVALAARRLRARVVFIGDDETDEEAFRRLGRGAMTVKVGSGPTRARERVRGLAGVDVMLKRLARV from the coding sequence ATGAGCGGGCGTCTTCTCGTCGCCCTCGACTTCGACGGGACCTTGGCCGCGCTCAAGCGCGACCCGGCCGCGGTGCGCCTGAGCGCCGCGCGCCGGACTTTGATCGCCCGCCTGGGGCGCAAAGCGGGGGCGCGGGTCCTCATCGTGAGCGGGAGGCCGCAGGCTTTCCTCCGGCGGGCGCTCGCCGGCTCCGGCGCGGCGTTGTCGGGAGAGCACGGCTGGGTGCTGGAGGGGATCGGCCCGCGCTGGCGTCACCCCCGGCTCGGGCTGCGCTCCCGTCAGGCGCGCGCGCTGGCCGCCGCCGCGCGCGCGGCCGTCCGCGATCTCCCCGGCGTGCGCGTCGAGGCCAAGACGGCGGCGGTGGCGGTGCACTGGCGCCGGGCTCCCCGCGTGCTTCGCGATCCGGCCGCCCTCCGGAGGCTTCTGGCGGCGCTCCTGCCGTCCGGCTGGCGCCTGGCGGGGGGCAAGAGGATCTGGGAGTTCCGGCCGGCCGACGCCTGGGGCAAGGGCGAGGCCGTCGCCCTCGCCGCGCGGCGCCTGCGCGCCCGCGTCGTCTTCATCGGCGACGACGAGACCGACGAGGAGGCCTTCCGCCGTCTCGGGCGGGGCGCGATGACCGTGAAGGTCGGCTCCGGGCCGACCCGCGCGCGGGAGCGCGTGCGCGGCCTGGCGGGCGTGGACGTCATGCTGAAGCGGCTGGCGCGCGTCTAA
- a CDS encoding sugar ABC transporter permease, whose amino-acid sequence MRDHSRAGAVNWLYAAPALLVMAVVSLLPIGYTFRLAGEYHRLWVDTRFWPVVRTTLSLTAVTVALELLLGLAMALVLWSPFPGRGLVRAVVLIPWALPTAVMAMAWRWIFNADSGVMGDLMFRLGLAASPQVPWLADATSAFWAIVLADVWKTTPFMAVLLMSGLAAIPDELYEAAAIDGAGPVRRFLVVTLPLLKPTIVVAVIFRAIQTFGLFDLVFVLTGGGPGGRTQTIAVYAYDVVFRYQELAYGCALVVAMALCLVLMTSLMLAASRRGGAR is encoded by the coding sequence ATGCGCGACCACTCCCGCGCCGGCGCCGTGAACTGGCTCTACGCCGCGCCGGCCCTGCTCGTCATGGCCGTCGTCAGCCTTCTCCCCATCGGCTATACCTTCCGGCTCGCGGGCGAGTATCACCGCCTGTGGGTGGACACGCGCTTCTGGCCCGTCGTGCGCACGACGTTGAGCCTCACCGCGGTGACGGTGGCCCTCGAGCTCCTGCTCGGCCTCGCGATGGCGCTCGTGCTGTGGTCGCCGTTCCCGGGCCGGGGACTCGTGAGGGCGGTCGTGCTGATCCCCTGGGCCCTGCCGACCGCGGTCATGGCCATGGCCTGGCGCTGGATCTTCAACGCCGACTCCGGCGTCATGGGGGACCTGATGTTCCGGCTCGGCCTCGCCGCCTCGCCGCAGGTGCCGTGGCTCGCCGACGCGACGAGCGCCTTTTGGGCCATCGTGCTGGCCGACGTCTGGAAGACGACGCCGTTCATGGCCGTCCTGCTCATGAGCGGACTGGCCGCCATCCCCGACGAGCTCTACGAGGCCGCGGCCATCGACGGCGCCGGGCCCGTCCGGCGCTTCCTCGTCGTGACCTTGCCCCTGCTCAAGCCGACCATCGTCGTCGCGGTCATCTTCCGCGCCATCCAGACCTTCGGTCTCTTCGACCTCGTCTTCGTGCTGACGGGCGGCGGCCCCGGCGGCCGGACGCAGACGATCGCGGTCTACGCCTACGACGTGGTGTTCCGTTATCAGGAGCTGGCCTACGGCTGCGCCCTCGTCGTCGCCATGGCGCTGTGCCTCGTGCTGATGACCTCGCTCATGCTCGCCGCGTCCCGCCGTGGAGGCGCGAGGTGA
- a CDS encoding ABC transporter ATP-binding protein: MAEVRVEDVRKAFAGGRPVLDGVSFTVADGEFVSLLGPSGCGKTTLLRIIAGLEFADSGRLSIGGREVSDVPPKDRDIAFVFQNYALYPHLTVSENVAMALKLRGTPADEIARRTADAAKRLGLETLLHRRPAALSGGQRQRVALARSLVREPRVFLLDEPLSNLDAVLRERTRGELKLLFKRVKGTVVYVTHDQVEAMTMSDRVVLLHEGKIQQVGAPEELYRRPANVFAATFLGAPPMNIVPRAEAERSGLFADLPAGDVLAGARPEELRIGEGREAAVVLVEPVGSHTVLTLDAGGASLRAVVPGTWSGGAACKVSVPPGAAHYFDAATGIRRSP, translated from the coding sequence ATGGCCGAGGTGAGAGTCGAAGACGTGCGCAAGGCGTTCGCGGGCGGACGGCCGGTGCTCGACGGCGTGTCGTTCACGGTCGCCGACGGCGAGTTCGTCTCCTTGCTCGGACCCTCGGGCTGCGGCAAGACCACCTTGCTGCGCATCATCGCGGGGCTGGAGTTCGCGGACTCCGGCCGCCTGTCGATCGGCGGGCGCGAGGTCTCGGACGTGCCGCCCAAGGACCGCGACATCGCCTTCGTCTTCCAGAACTACGCCCTGTATCCGCATCTCACCGTCTCGGAGAACGTCGCGATGGCCCTCAAGCTCCGCGGCACGCCCGCGGACGAGATCGCCCGGCGCACGGCCGACGCGGCCAAGCGCCTCGGCCTCGAGACCCTCCTTCATCGCCGTCCCGCCGCGCTCTCCGGCGGCCAGCGCCAGCGCGTGGCGCTTGCGCGCTCGCTGGTGCGCGAGCCGCGGGTGTTCCTGCTCGATGAGCCGCTCTCGAACCTGGACGCGGTCCTCCGGGAGCGCACGCGCGGCGAGCTCAAGCTCCTGTTCAAGCGGGTCAAGGGGACCGTGGTCTACGTGACCCACGACCAGGTCGAGGCCATGACCATGTCCGACCGCGTGGTGCTCCTCCACGAGGGCAAGATCCAGCAGGTCGGCGCGCCCGAGGAGCTCTACCGCCGTCCCGCCAACGTCTTCGCGGCGACGTTCCTGGGAGCGCCGCCGATGAACATCGTTCCCCGGGCCGAGGCGGAGCGCTCGGGCCTGTTCGCGGACCTCCCGGCGGGCGACGTCCTGGCCGGCGCGCGTCCCGAGGAGCTGAGGATCGGCGAGGGGCGGGAGGCCGCGGTCGTCCTGGTCGAGCCCGTGGGCTCGCACACGGTCCTCACGCTCGACGCCGGCGGCGCGTCGCTGCGGGCCGTCGTCCCCGGGACCTGGAGCGGCGGCGCGGCCTGCAAGGTCTCCGTGCCGCCCGGCGCGGCTCATTACTTCGACGCGGCGACCGGCATCCGGAGGTCGCCATGA
- a CDS encoding cation transporter: MIRGGGHDHDHHHAEGDAERPLYGAIALTGGIFFVELAGGWWTGSLALIADAAHMAVDLLGLSLTLVAAMLARLPADPKRTYGYRRVEVLAALGNAIALMVATGFLLREAWARFAFPTAIAAKPMIAVAFVGLLCNLGSAAILWKASRTNINMRGALLHVLSDGAGSVGALLAGLVILQTRWYRADAIVTVLICGGIVLTAFWLLRDSVNILLEGAPAHLDIDEIRAALKDIPGVTDVHDLHLWSLTQGRDSMSGHLVLEAGRDHAEALLAGKKIMSERFGIAHVTLQIEKENAV, translated from the coding sequence ATGATCCGAGGCGGCGGGCACGACCACGACCATCACCACGCCGAGGGCGACGCCGAACGCCCGCTGTACGGCGCGATCGCCCTGACCGGGGGCATCTTCTTCGTCGAGCTCGCGGGCGGCTGGTGGACGGGAAGCCTGGCCCTGATAGCCGACGCCGCGCACATGGCCGTCGACCTGCTGGGCCTGAGCCTGACCTTGGTCGCCGCGATGCTGGCCCGCCTGCCCGCCGATCCCAAGCGCACCTACGGCTACCGCCGCGTCGAGGTCCTCGCCGCGCTCGGCAACGCGATCGCGCTGATGGTCGCCACGGGCTTCCTGCTGCGCGAGGCGTGGGCCCGCTTCGCCTTCCCGACGGCCATCGCGGCCAAGCCGATGATCGCCGTCGCCTTCGTCGGCCTGCTGTGCAACCTGGGCTCGGCCGCGATCCTGTGGAAGGCGAGCCGCACGAACATCAACATGCGCGGCGCCTTGCTGCACGTCCTCTCGGACGGGGCCGGCTCCGTCGGCGCCCTGCTCGCCGGCCTCGTCATCCTGCAGACGCGCTGGTACCGGGCCGACGCGATCGTCACCGTCCTCATCTGCGGCGGCATCGTGCTCACGGCGTTCTGGCTCCTGCGCGACTCGGTGAACATCCTGCTCGAGGGCGCGCCCGCGCATCTCGACATCGACGAGATCCGCGCCGCGCTCAAGGATATCCCGGGCGTGACGGACGTGCACGACCTGCACCTGTGGTCCCTGACCCAGGGCCGCGACTCCATGAGCGGCCATCTCGTCCTCGAGGCCGGCCGCGACCACGCCGAAGCCCTCCTCGCCGGGAAGAAGATCATGTCCGAGCGGTTCGGCATCGCGCACGTGACTTTGCAGATCGAGAAAGAAAATGCCGTTTAG
- a CDS encoding alkaline phosphatase family protein, with translation MPFSARIMPVSFIFSAVLLLGSSASAAVRLGVVVVVDQMRPEYLDRSDLPDGGFRRLRREGAVFARARHPHVPTETAPGHAVISTGRAPSVHGIVANDWFDRVAGSETYCVADAAFGLGPEHLRGPTLADALKAADPKSRVFAVSGKDRGAIILGGRKADVALWFDRFNGEFTTSSYYKRPAWLAAFNAKLKKKGLLPVKGKRVPKELIASPVYDEALDLLVAELAARERVGRGAGTDLLLVSYSGTDLVGHAHGLDVPEMDAQLKSLDALTGRLLRLLDKASGGSLALALSSDHGAIPSPEDASGKALGVRRVDWQEFGAELEKTLQEKWPLPGERWILSNQIPHLYLNIPAAERLGLERRDFLGRAAKVLSAVGGLAGAYVAGERGGPFAEAFRLSYDPSRSGDLFLIMAENVLLGDAPPGTSHGTPWDYDARVPLVFWGRGVKAGVFDSGVSTADLAPTLGRLLGLDYPPGEGAAVRAEALAAPR, from the coding sequence ATGCCGTTTAGCGCCAGGATCATGCCGGTCTCCTTTATATTCTCCGCCGTTCTGCTGTTGGGCTCGTCCGCCTCGGCCGCCGTCCGCCTGGGCGTGGTCGTCGTGGTCGACCAGATGCGCCCCGAGTACCTCGACCGCTCCGACCTCCCCGACGGCGGCTTCCGCCGCCTGCGCCGCGAGGGCGCGGTCTTCGCCCGGGCCCGTCACCCGCACGTCCCGACGGAGACCGCTCCCGGCCACGCCGTGATCTCGACGGGCCGCGCCCCCTCGGTCCACGGCATCGTCGCCAACGACTGGTTCGACCGCGTCGCGGGCTCGGAGACCTACTGCGTGGCCGACGCCGCGTTCGGCCTCGGACCCGAGCACCTGCGCGGGCCGACGCTCGCGGACGCGCTCAAGGCGGCCGACCCGAAGTCCCGGGTGTTCGCGGTGTCCGGCAAGGACCGCGGCGCGATCATCCTCGGCGGCCGCAAGGCGGACGTCGCCCTGTGGTTCGACCGCTTCAACGGCGAGTTCACGACCTCTTCCTACTACAAGCGCCCGGCGTGGCTCGCGGCGTTCAACGCGAAGCTGAAGAAGAAGGGCCTCCTCCCGGTGAAGGGCAAGCGCGTGCCCAAGGAGCTGATCGCCAGCCCCGTCTACGACGAGGCGCTGGACCTGCTCGTCGCCGAGCTCGCGGCGCGCGAGCGGGTCGGCCGGGGCGCGGGCACGGACCTGCTGCTCGTCAGCTACTCGGGGACCGACCTCGTCGGCCATGCCCACGGCCTCGACGTCCCCGAGATGGACGCCCAGCTCAAGAGCCTCGACGCGCTCACCGGCCGCCTGCTCCGGCTCCTCGACAAGGCTTCCGGCGGTTCTCTCGCCCTGGCGTTGTCCTCGGACCACGGCGCGATCCCCTCGCCCGAGGACGCCTCGGGCAAGGCCCTCGGCGTGCGCCGCGTGGACTGGCAGGAGTTCGGCGCGGAGCTCGAGAAGACGCTGCAGGAGAAATGGCCGCTGCCCGGCGAGCGCTGGATCCTGTCGAACCAGATTCCGCATCTTTACCTCAATATCCCCGCGGCCGAGAGGCTCGGTCTCGAGCGCCGCGACTTCCTGGGCCGGGCCGCGAAGGTCCTGTCCGCCGTCGGCGGCCTGGCCGGCGCCTACGTCGCGGGCGAGAGGGGCGGGCCCTTCGCCGAGGCCTTCCGCCTCTCCTACGACCCGTCCCGGTCCGGCGACCTGTTCCTGATCATGGCCGAGAACGTGCTCCTCGGCGACGCGCCTCCCGGCACGAGCCACGGCACCCCCTGGGACTACGACGCGCGCGTGCCGCTGGTCTTCTGGGGCCGCGGCGTGAAGGCCGGCGTCTTCGACTCCGGCGTATCGACGGCGGACCTGGCGCCGACGCTCGGGCGTCTGCTCGGCCTCGACTACCCGCCCGGCGAGGGCGCGGCGGTGCGGGCCGAGGCTCTCGCCGCTCCCCGATGA
- a CDS encoding cysteine--tRNA ligase yields the protein MALRLYNSLTRAKDEFKPSAPPRVSLYTCGPTVYNYQHVGNYRTYVFEDVLVRTLKLLGFEPRRVMNITDVGHLTSQGDEGEDKMEVGAAREGKSAWDIAKFYTEAFLSDCKELNLLPADVLCKATDHIPEQIALVRKLEANGFVYKTADGLYFDTAKLSDYGKLMTKEHLEGLKSGARVEANAEKRHITDFALWKFSPAGSTRQMEWESPWGKGFPGWHIECSAMAMHFLGHTLDIHCGGIDHVPVHHTNEIAQSEGATGKPFAKVWMHAEFLLMNNAKMAKSSGGFVKLTDLKEKGFSPLDYKYHCLTAHYRKQLDFTWESLEGSKTARRRLKDAAAALANEASKPNCAEFSARFKDALADDLNAPSALAVVWDALKSDLPGGAKKAFLEEADSVLGLDLFTAEAVEAVPAGVLALVDQRAQAKAKKDFAEADRIRKEIEAAGYKVLDGKDGSKAVKQ from the coding sequence ATGGCTCTGCGCCTCTACAACAGCCTGACCCGCGCCAAGGACGAGTTCAAGCCGTCCGCGCCGCCCCGGGTCTCCTTATATACCTGCGGCCCCACCGTGTACAACTACCAGCACGTGGGCAACTACCGCACTTACGTCTTCGAGGACGTGCTCGTCCGCACGCTCAAGCTGCTCGGCTTCGAGCCCCGGCGCGTGATGAACATCACCGACGTCGGCCACCTGACCAGCCAGGGCGACGAGGGCGAGGACAAGATGGAGGTCGGCGCGGCCCGCGAGGGGAAGAGCGCCTGGGACATCGCCAAGTTCTACACCGAGGCGTTCTTGTCCGACTGCAAGGAGCTCAACCTCCTCCCGGCCGACGTCCTGTGCAAGGCCACGGACCACATCCCCGAGCAGATCGCCCTCGTGCGGAAGCTCGAGGCCAATGGCTTCGTGTACAAGACCGCCGACGGCCTGTACTTCGACACGGCGAAGCTCTCCGACTACGGCAAGCTCATGACGAAGGAGCACCTCGAGGGCTTGAAGTCCGGCGCGCGCGTCGAGGCCAACGCCGAGAAGCGCCACATCACCGATTTCGCGTTATGGAAATTTTCGCCGGCCGGCTCGACCCGCCAGATGGAGTGGGAGTCGCCCTGGGGCAAGGGCTTCCCCGGCTGGCACATCGAGTGCTCGGCGATGGCGATGCATTTTCTCGGCCATACGCTCGACATCCACTGCGGCGGCATTGACCACGTGCCGGTGCACCACACCAACGAGATCGCCCAGTCGGAGGGCGCCACCGGCAAGCCGTTCGCCAAGGTCTGGATGCACGCCGAGTTCCTGCTGATGAACAACGCCAAGATGGCGAAGTCCTCCGGCGGGTTCGTGAAGCTCACCGACCTCAAGGAGAAGGGATTCTCGCCGCTCGACTACAAGTACCACTGCCTGACGGCGCATTACCGCAAGCAGCTCGATTTCACCTGGGAGTCTCTCGAAGGCTCCAAGACCGCCCGCCGCCGCCTCAAGGACGCCGCGGCCGCCCTGGCGAACGAGGCCTCCAAGCCCAACTGCGCCGAGTTCTCCGCCCGGTTCAAGGACGCGCTCGCCGACGATCTCAACGCGCCGTCGGCGCTGGCCGTCGTCTGGGACGCGCTCAAGAGCGATCTCCCCGGCGGCGCCAAAAAAGCCTTCCTCGAGGAGGCGGACTCCGTGCTCGGCCTCGACCTGTTCACGGCCGAGGCCGTCGAGGCGGTGCCCGCGGGCGTCCTCGCTCTGGTGGACCAGCGCGCGCAGGCGAAGGCGAAGAAGGACTTCGCCGAGGCGGACCGCATCCGTAAAGAGATCGAGGCCGCGGGATACAAAGTGCTCGACGGTAAAGACGGCTCCAAGGCGGTTAAACAGTGA
- a CDS encoding carbohydrate ABC transporter permease, whose product MRPTARGRALFALAVAAVAAWSLAPFLWQLITSLKPAAEVAAVPVRYWPSTLDLSSYAQMFRARPFALYIWNSFVVGVGTTALTTALGVCAAYAFSRLGLPGGRAALIAILGLSLFPGTVLIVPLKMLAAKAGLLNSRLGLVIAYTALNLPFAVWVLKAFFDRLPKDIEEAAWLDGLSRWQTLWMIVLPLAAPAVATTAILVFIFSWNEFLIAQTLVSRDAARTVPVGIAMLSGVTVYEVPWGQIAAAVVVTTLPVVAMVLAFQRRIVEGLTAGAVKG is encoded by the coding sequence GTGAGGCCCACCGCGCGCGGCCGCGCGCTGTTCGCCCTCGCCGTCGCCGCCGTCGCGGCCTGGAGCCTCGCCCCGTTCCTTTGGCAACTGATCACCTCGCTCAAGCCGGCGGCCGAGGTCGCGGCGGTGCCCGTGCGCTACTGGCCCTCGACGCTCGACCTCTCGAGCTACGCGCAGATGTTCAGGGCCCGGCCCTTCGCCCTCTATATCTGGAACAGCTTCGTCGTCGGCGTCGGGACCACGGCGCTGACGACCGCCCTCGGCGTCTGCGCGGCCTACGCCTTCTCGCGCCTGGGTCTGCCTGGCGGCCGGGCGGCGCTCATCGCGATACTCGGGCTCTCCTTGTTCCCGGGAACCGTGCTGATCGTGCCGCTGAAGATGCTCGCCGCGAAGGCGGGGCTGCTGAACAGCCGCCTCGGCCTCGTCATCGCCTACACCGCGCTGAATCTGCCGTTCGCCGTCTGGGTGCTCAAGGCCTTCTTCGACCGCCTCCCCAAGGACATCGAGGAGGCGGCCTGGCTCGACGGCCTCTCGCGCTGGCAGACGCTGTGGATGATCGTGCTGCCGCTGGCGGCGCCGGCGGTGGCGACGACGGCCATCCTCGTCTTCATCTTCTCATGGAACGAGTTCCTGATCGCGCAGACCTTGGTCTCGCGCGACGCCGCCCGCACCGTGCCCGTGGGCATCGCCATGCTCTCCGGCGTCACGGTCTACGAGGTCCCGTGGGGGCAGATCGCCGCGGCGGTGGTGGTCACGACGCTTCCGGTCGTGGCCATGGTGCTCGCCTTCCAGCGCCGCATCGTCGAGGGTCTCACCGCGGGAGCGGTGAAAGGATGA
- the rlmB gene encoding 23S rRNA (guanosine(2251)-2'-O)-methyltransferase RlmB → MKKKFGRRPDRPQHAPKAKPFDKNRHFDKKRQHDKFRHERLTGAGPRGAEPAEGEARPANAETRWLGGFEAVAKALTKTPYDCREMWIEHELTHPNIGMCIKMAKDLDVQVRYMSRPELDRAVKGGKHDGIAIRVSFDPAATFSEWVQGLDEERKKGLVVVVLDQIQDPHNLGAITRSALQLHARCVVIPERRSAPVTQAVIQASAGAALKIPVHRVVNIAQTLDLCKKHGFWVYGADASGKDAWDCVINTPCVLVIGSEGYGMRPLVRASCDELMRVPQSEHGVGSLNASCAATALLYEIARQNRKPKVP, encoded by the coding sequence GTGAAAAAGAAATTCGGCCGCCGTCCCGACCGCCCCCAGCACGCGCCCAAGGCGAAGCCCTTCGACAAGAACCGCCATTTCGACAAGAAGCGCCAGCACGACAAGTTCCGCCACGAACGCCTGACCGGCGCGGGCCCGCGCGGCGCCGAGCCGGCGGAAGGGGAGGCGCGCCCGGCCAACGCCGAGACGCGCTGGCTGGGCGGCTTCGAGGCCGTGGCCAAGGCGCTGACCAAGACCCCTTACGACTGCCGCGAGATGTGGATCGAGCACGAGCTGACGCATCCCAACATCGGGATGTGCATCAAGATGGCGAAGGACCTCGACGTGCAGGTCCGCTACATGTCCCGCCCGGAGCTCGACCGCGCGGTCAAGGGCGGCAAGCACGACGGCATCGCGATCCGCGTCTCGTTCGACCCCGCGGCCACCTTCTCCGAGTGGGTGCAGGGCCTCGACGAGGAGCGCAAGAAAGGGCTCGTCGTCGTGGTGCTCGACCAGATCCAGGACCCGCACAACCTCGGCGCCATCACGCGCTCGGCGCTCCAGCTGCACGCGCGCTGCGTCGTGATCCCCGAGCGGCGCTCGGCGCCCGTGACCCAGGCCGTCATCCAGGCCTCGGCCGGCGCCGCGCTCAAGATCCCGGTGCATCGCGTCGTCAACATCGCGCAGACGCTGGACCTGTGCAAGAAGCACGGCTTCTGGGTGTACGGCGCCGACGCCTCGGGCAAGGACGCCTGGGACTGCGTCATCAACACGCCCTGCGTGCTCGTCATCGGCTCGGAAGGCTACGGGATGCGGCCGCTCGTGCGCGCCTCCTGCGACGAGCTGATGCGGGTGCCCCAGTCGGAGCACGGCGTCGGCAGCCTCAACGCCTCGTGCGCGGCCACCGCTTTGCTCTACGAGATCGCCCGCCAGAACCGGAAGCCGAAGGTCCCATGA
- a CDS encoding universal stress protein: MRAKRSNRPKVLLAWDIENPAPAALSAVRRLIEGGAKARAVYVGSPSFKAMPEWDRRTLRAAWREKLRKQGIELAFEEGGVIPRLLTFIDEAKPDLVVLGTKSSGWIESLLLGSVAKSVRRRSSAPVLIVPAGKRG, encoded by the coding sequence ATGCGCGCGAAGCGAAGCAACAGGCCCAAAGTCCTTTTGGCATGGGACATCGAGAATCCCGCTCCGGCGGCGCTGTCCGCCGTGCGGCGGCTCATTGAAGGCGGGGCGAAGGCGAGGGCGGTGTACGTGGGATCGCCGTCGTTCAAGGCGATGCCCGAGTGGGACCGAAGGACGCTGCGGGCGGCCTGGCGGGAGAAACTCCGGAAGCAGGGCATCGAGCTGGCGTTCGAGGAGGGCGGCGTCATTCCGCGGCTGCTGACGTTCATCGATGAGGCCAAGCCGGACCTCGTCGTCCTGGGAACCAAGTCCTCGGGCTGGATCGAGAGCCTCCTGCTCGGATCCGTCGCCAAGAGCGTGCGAAGGCGCTCCTCGGCGCCGGTGCTGATCGTGCCGGCCGGAAAACGGGGCTAG
- a CDS encoding trehalose-6-phosphate synthase gives MRVTTRLIVSIVFAAALVSAGWTFYQARGERAHLLEELNHRGALLAESLREAAEPLAKRADAKALTRIADKFGGRRRLRGISLHAPDGRTVVSTAGLPESSPPPRADGAIDCGLIPGGSLHRCAAPLENTPGFLAVFQDATHVEAGVREVWRRGFFRLLTQVLLITAITLWIVRFDILAPIERTAEWMRLQRAGEGRGAAPPQGGLLGPLASEAAGLAKSLETARSAAEAEARLRHSGQSIWTPDRLKEHAKERLRGRPMIVVANREPYLHVRRDGSIKVLRPASGLVSGVEPILKACGGTWVAHGAGDADRETVDQSDRVRVPPEEPRYSLRRVWITKEQEEGYYYGFANEGLWPLCHIAHARPQFRAEDWKQYHAVNRLFADAVLSEIEGVDEPCVLIQDYHFALLPRMIKEARPDARVSLFWHIPWPNPEAFDICPWQREILDGMLGADVLGFHIQYHCNNFLETVDRTLQCRIDWEHFAVRRGDHSTMVKPYPISVALEEDAGTLPSKEELMNSVGAKGTILALGVDRLDYTKGIVERFLAVERFLEANPAYLGRFVFVELGAPSRTNIPRYRDLVEDVKKESERINARFASKEHKDWKPIVLAVAHHERTEVARWYRVADVCAVTSLHDGMNLVAKEYVAADREEPGALILSRFTGASRELRDALIVNPYDVERVADALREAVEMEPEERRRRWESMREGIREHNIYRWGARLVDDLARVRLDGKPV, from the coding sequence ATGCGCGTCACCACACGGCTCATCGTCTCCATCGTCTTTGCCGCGGCCCTCGTCTCGGCCGGCTGGACCTTCTATCAGGCCCGCGGCGAGCGCGCCCATCTCCTCGAGGAGCTGAACCACCGCGGCGCCTTGCTCGCGGAAAGCCTGCGCGAGGCGGCCGAGCCGCTCGCCAAGCGCGCCGACGCGAAGGCCCTGACGCGCATCGCCGACAAGTTCGGCGGCCGCCGCCGCCTGCGCGGCATCTCGCTGCACGCGCCGGACGGCAGGACCGTCGTCTCGACCGCGGGGCTTCCCGAATCCTCCCCGCCTCCGCGCGCCGACGGCGCCATCGACTGCGGCCTGATCCCGGGAGGCTCGCTCCATCGCTGCGCCGCGCCCCTGGAGAACACGCCCGGCTTCCTCGCAGTGTTCCAGGACGCCACCCACGTCGAGGCGGGCGTGCGCGAGGTCTGGCGGCGCGGCTTCTTCCGCCTTCTCACGCAGGTCCTGCTGATCACGGCGATCACGCTCTGGATCGTGCGCTTCGACATCCTCGCCCCGATCGAGCGCACCGCGGAGTGGATGCGCCTGCAGCGCGCGGGCGAGGGCCGCGGAGCGGCGCCGCCGCAGGGCGGCCTGCTCGGCCCGCTCGCCTCCGAGGCCGCGGGCCTCGCCAAGAGCCTGGAGACCGCCCGCTCGGCGGCCGAGGCGGAGGCCCGCCTGCGCCACAGCGGCCAGTCCATCTGGACGCCCGACCGTCTCAAGGAGCACGCCAAGGAGCGCCTGCGCGGCCGGCCGATGATCGTCGTCGCCAACCGCGAGCCCTACCTGCACGTCCGCCGCGACGGCTCGATCAAGGTCCTGCGTCCCGCGAGCGGCCTCGTCTCCGGCGTCGAGCCGATCCTGAAGGCCTGCGGCGGAACCTGGGTCGCGCACGGCGCCGGCGACGCCGATCGCGAGACGGTCGACCAGTCCGACCGCGTGCGCGTGCCGCCCGAGGAGCCGCGCTACTCCCTGCGCCGCGTCTGGATCACGAAGGAGCAGGAGGAGGGCTACTACTACGGCTTCGCCAACGAGGGCCTGTGGCCGCTGTGCCACATCGCCCACGCCCGCCCGCAGTTCCGGGCCGAGGACTGGAAGCAGTACCACGCCGTCAACCGTCTCTTCGCCGACGCGGTCCTCTCCGAGATCGAGGGCGTCGACGAGCCTTGCGTCCTGATCCAGGACTACCACTTCGCCCTCCTGCCCCGCATGATAAAGGAGGCGCGCCCGGACGCGCGCGTGTCCCTGTTCTGGCACATCCCGTGGCCGAACCCGGAGGCGTTCGACATCTGCCCCTGGCAGCGCGAGATCCTCGACGGCATGCTCGGAGCCGACGTCCTCGGCTTCCACATCCAGTATCACTGCAACAACTTCCTGGAGACCGTCGACCGCACGCTCCAGTGCCGCATCGACTGGGAGCACTTCGCGGTCCGCCGCGGCGACCATTCGACCATGGTCAAGCCGTATCCGATCAGCGTCGCCCTCGAGGAGGACGCGGGGACGCTGCCGTCCAAGGAAGAGCTGATGAACTCGGTCGGAGCGAAGGGGACGATCCTGGCGCTCGGCGTGGACCGGCTCGATTACACGAAGGGCATCGTCGAGCGCTTCCTGGCGGTCGAACGCTTCCTCGAGGCGAACCCCGCGTACCTCGGACGCTTCGTCTTCGTCGAGCTGGGGGCGCCGAGCCGCACGAACATCCCGCGCTATCGCGACCTCGTCGAGGACGTCAAGAAGGAGTCCGAGCGCATCAACGCGCGCTTCGCCTCGAAGGAGCACAAGGACTGGAAGCCCATCGTGCTGGCCGTCGCCCACCACGAGCGGACCGAGGTCGCGCGCTGGTACCGCGTCGCGGACGTGTGCGCGGTCACGTCGCTGCACGACGGCATGAACCTCGTCGCCAAGGAGTACGTCGCCGCCGACCGGGAGGAGCCGGGTGCCTTGATCCTGAGCCGCTTCACCGGCGCCTCGCGCGAGCTGCGCGACGCGCTGATCGTCAATCCGTACGACGTCGAGCGCGTGGCCGACGCCCTGCGCGAGGCCGTCGAGATGGAGCCGGAGGAGCGCCGCCGCCGCTGGGAGTCGATGCGCGAGGGCATCCGCGAGCACAACATCTACCGCTGGGGCGCCCGCCTCGTCGACGACCTGGCGCGCGTGCGGCTCGACGGGAAGCCGGTTTAG